The Pseudarthrobacter sp. NS4 genome includes a window with the following:
- a CDS encoding Fur family transcriptional regulator yields the protein MERRTRQRSALDELLERTPEFRSAQQLHAKLRENGESVALATVYRLLQSMAREGEIDVLRSEDNENRYRRCQRQEHHHHLVCRQCGYTVEVTETTIQRWADATAREHGFTVVSHAVELLGVCAGCEDSSKA from the coding sequence GTGGAGCGCCGGACCCGGCAGCGCTCTGCCCTTGATGAGCTGCTGGAGCGCACACCGGAGTTCCGCAGCGCCCAGCAGCTGCACGCGAAACTGCGCGAGAACGGCGAATCGGTGGCCCTGGCCACGGTTTACCGGCTTCTGCAGTCCATGGCCCGCGAAGGCGAAATCGACGTGCTGCGCAGCGAAGACAATGAAAACCGGTACCGCCGCTGCCAGCGCCAGGAACACCACCACCACCTGGTATGCCGGCAGTGTGGATACACCGTGGAAGTCACGGAGACCACCATCCAGCGCTGGGCTGACGCGACCGCCCGGGAACACGGCTTCACGGTGGTCTCACACGCCGTAGAACTCCTCGGTGTCTGCGCCGGCTGCGAGGACAGCAGCAAGGCGTAA
- the ykgO gene encoding type B 50S ribosomal protein L36, whose amino-acid sequence MKVRNSLRALKKIPGAQLVRRRGRTFVINKKNPRMKARQG is encoded by the coding sequence ATGAAGGTAAGAAACTCGCTGCGGGCACTGAAAAAAATTCCGGGTGCGCAGCTCGTCCGCCGCCGGGGCCGTACTTTCGTCATCAATAAGAAAAACCCGCGAATGAAGGCGCGCCAAGGCTAG
- a CDS encoding GTP-binding protein, producing the protein MSSLDILSRQQACAALAAGSPGALVVLHDLLEDGVVVRRVYQDGRCFEREESTLEHGCLSCTVRLDVVPAVARLLRAGPRIILGLPPAVASQTAVQALRKGLGDSLVIDSVVLACAPDAVEDQIWDHHTLFESGFTPVPEDDRTPGEFLMGELLFNDSVVLADPALVPVDAYERARGVQLIKELAPHAEVTESSGDIRLGRHDLADALARTVPGSVRVPVASSAPFTTVVQRVERPLHPERFRHALAALAQGCCWLRGRIWVASAPACRISVQGVGPRIWLENTGPWQAGRTSLPGVSAAESRDAALGWHPEFGDRGTVLAITGDDLDAAEIGALLKACELTDTEMASGTASFPDPFGLNQPTETPLRSTT; encoded by the coding sequence GTGAGCTCCCTTGACATCCTTAGCCGCCAACAGGCGTGCGCCGCACTGGCGGCGGGGTCGCCCGGCGCGCTTGTCGTCCTTCATGACCTGCTGGAGGACGGCGTGGTCGTCCGCCGGGTTTATCAGGATGGCCGGTGTTTTGAGCGGGAGGAATCCACGCTGGAGCACGGCTGCCTTAGCTGCACCGTGCGGCTGGACGTCGTGCCCGCTGTGGCCCGGCTGCTGAGGGCAGGTCCGCGCATCATTCTGGGATTGCCTCCGGCAGTGGCCTCACAAACCGCGGTGCAGGCCCTCCGGAAAGGTCTTGGGGATTCCCTGGTCATTGATTCAGTGGTGCTGGCCTGCGCACCTGACGCAGTGGAGGACCAGATCTGGGACCACCACACGCTGTTCGAATCCGGTTTTACTCCCGTCCCCGAGGATGACCGTACCCCGGGGGAGTTCCTGATGGGGGAGCTGTTGTTCAACGATTCGGTGGTGCTGGCCGATCCAGCCCTGGTGCCGGTGGATGCCTATGAGCGCGCCCGCGGTGTCCAGCTCATCAAAGAGTTGGCGCCGCACGCTGAAGTTACCGAATCCAGCGGCGACATCCGGCTCGGCAGGCATGACCTGGCGGACGCATTAGCCCGGACCGTACCCGGCTCGGTACGTGTCCCTGTTGCCTCGTCTGCACCTTTCACCACGGTGGTGCAGCGGGTTGAGCGTCCCCTGCACCCGGAACGTTTCCGGCATGCCCTGGCAGCCCTCGCCCAGGGGTGCTGCTGGTTGCGGGGGCGGATCTGGGTGGCGTCAGCACCGGCCTGCCGGATCTCCGTCCAGGGCGTCGGACCACGCATCTGGCTGGAAAACACGGGCCCCTGGCAGGCCGGGCGAACCTCCCTGCCCGGTGTGTCGGCGGCTGAATCCCGCGACGCCGCGTTGGGGTGGCATCCGGAGTTCGGCGACCGGGGAACCGTCCTGGCCATCACCGGCGACGACCTCGACGCCGCAGAAATCGGCGCACTACTGAAGGCATGCGAACTAACCGATACGGAAATGGCATCCGGCACCGCCTCGTTCCCTGATCCTTTCGGCCTAAACCAACCAACGGAAACACCACTGAGGAGCACAACATGA
- a CDS encoding metal ABC transporter ATP-binding protein, with translation MTADQPPIRTRQLHVSVESGTILHGIDLTVPDGEAVALLGANGSGKSTLVKALMGIVPVTSGTAEIYGADVTAARRTVPWSRIGYVPQRLGPSSGVPATAVEVVASGLLDNRRLRTGRAARRKALEALEQVGLLERAHDSVQVFSGGQQQRVLIARALVREPDLIILDEPLAGIDRASKEALARTLERMRERGTTILVVLHELGELAGMVERAVVLRRGRVIFDGPPPAAAPGHDHPDHDHVHAHGDPPLPGHTVPDLRSEW, from the coding sequence GTGACCGCTGACCAGCCGCCGATCCGGACACGGCAACTGCATGTGTCCGTGGAAAGCGGGACCATCCTGCACGGCATCGACCTCACCGTCCCGGACGGCGAAGCCGTTGCACTGCTGGGAGCCAACGGGTCGGGCAAATCCACCCTGGTCAAAGCACTGATGGGCATCGTCCCGGTGACCTCCGGCACCGCCGAGATCTACGGCGCGGATGTCACCGCAGCCCGCCGCACAGTTCCCTGGTCCCGGATCGGCTACGTCCCGCAGCGGCTGGGGCCAAGCTCCGGGGTCCCGGCAACCGCCGTCGAAGTGGTGGCCTCCGGGCTGCTGGACAACAGGCGGCTGCGGACCGGCCGCGCTGCCCGCCGGAAAGCACTGGAGGCGCTGGAGCAGGTGGGACTGCTCGAACGCGCCCATGACAGTGTCCAGGTGTTCTCCGGCGGCCAGCAGCAGCGGGTGCTGATCGCCCGCGCCCTGGTGCGGGAGCCGGATCTGATCATTCTCGATGAGCCGCTGGCGGGAATCGACCGGGCATCCAAGGAGGCCCTCGCCCGCACCCTGGAGCGGATGCGTGAAAGAGGCACCACCATCCTGGTGGTGCTTCACGAGCTGGGCGAACTGGCCGGCATGGTGGAGCGGGCCGTGGTGCTGCGCCGCGGACGGGTCATATTCGATGGCCCGCCGCCGGCCGCCGCACCGGGACACGACCACCCGGACCATGACCACGTACACGCCCACGGAGACCCTCCCCTGCCCGGACATACCGTCCCTGACCTGCGATCGGAGTGGTAG
- a CDS encoding LPXTG cell wall anchor domain-containing protein: protein MKKSLAALALAGSIALIGSAPAMAATYPPLPPQAAVSDGVVGPGETFIFRGQGFLAGESLTIRVTPGNPPAASGANIAGGRAVAARISVVTEAQTLKATADANGAFAVPVAINEPGTYLLTATGDTSGITVGPVTVTVAATLANTGGAPLANTGGTPLANTGTDASLLLWGAAGVGALGLGAAGVILVRRNKSEAAA, encoded by the coding sequence ATGAAAAAATCACTAGCAGCACTCGCGCTTGCCGGTTCCATCGCCCTGATCGGTTCAGCGCCCGCCATGGCAGCCACCTACCCGCCTCTTCCGCCGCAGGCTGCAGTTTCTGACGGCGTCGTCGGCCCAGGTGAAACCTTCATCTTCCGTGGCCAGGGCTTCCTTGCCGGGGAATCACTCACAATTCGCGTCACGCCCGGTAACCCGCCAGCCGCCTCTGGCGCCAACATCGCTGGTGGCCGTGCGGTTGCCGCTCGGATCAGCGTTGTGACCGAAGCGCAGACGCTGAAGGCGACAGCCGATGCCAACGGTGCGTTTGCTGTTCCGGTGGCAATCAACGAACCGGGTACTTACCTTCTGACCGCAACCGGCGACACCTCCGGCATCACTGTTGGTCCCGTCACCGTTACCGTTGCAGCTACGCTCGCCAACACGGGTGGCGCTCCTTTGGCTAACACCGGCGGAACCCCTCTTGCCAACACCGGTACCGACGCCAGCCTGCTCCTCTGGGGTGCAGCAGGCGTAGGCGCTCTGGGTCTGGGCGCGGCGGGCGTCATTCTCGTCCGCCGTAACAAGTCGGAAGCTGCTGCCTAA
- a CDS encoding ABC transporter substrate-binding protein, with protein MLGRTMRMAGASAAAVLMMAGCAAEGSSKNQAPQQPLKVVGQFELHGLDPSTTGGFFTRLQVVETLVDADNQGVLQPGLATGWEASPDNRSWRFTLREGASFHDGTAVTAEAVAAALETARSKAASPFSTVPVKAVTAEGGAVRVDLTQPYAPLPAVLAHTSTQILAPSSYAADRTVTDVVGSGPYKVTRLEQPGTIELAVSEQWQDEKPPITEVHYQAVGRSESRALMAESGQADVTFGMDPTSLQRIKQAGKQDIEQVTLPRTILLKVNAGHEILGDVRVRQALSLALDREAMATALLRDPEMAATQLFPPSLPEWHQDNVTPLTHDVEEARKLLTEAGWVPGSDGTLEREGRKFSISLRTFPDRPELPLLATAIQAKLKELGVAVDVKVGNSSEIAAGHQDGSLELALFSRNYALVPDALVTLADDFAPNGADYGSMGWNNADLTSTLNTMATGAGTGSLEENRRTVTEIMHAELPVIPVAWYRQSAVVSKRVDGLVLDPLERSWRLTDLSWAK; from the coding sequence ATGCTTGGGCGCACGATGAGAATGGCCGGGGCGTCAGCGGCCGCGGTATTGATGATGGCCGGATGCGCTGCGGAAGGCTCGTCAAAAAACCAGGCCCCGCAGCAGCCATTGAAGGTGGTGGGGCAGTTCGAGCTTCACGGCCTTGACCCCTCAACCACAGGGGGGTTCTTCACCCGCCTGCAGGTGGTCGAAACCCTTGTGGACGCCGACAACCAAGGGGTACTGCAGCCAGGACTCGCCACCGGCTGGGAGGCCTCCCCGGATAATCGTTCCTGGCGTTTCACCCTCCGCGAGGGTGCCAGCTTCCACGACGGAACTGCCGTCACCGCAGAAGCCGTCGCCGCTGCGCTGGAAACCGCCCGGAGCAAGGCCGCAAGCCCCTTCTCCACCGTCCCGGTAAAGGCCGTAACGGCCGAGGGCGGCGCGGTCCGCGTGGACCTGACGCAGCCGTACGCCCCGCTGCCCGCCGTGCTGGCCCACACCAGCACACAGATTCTGGCCCCCAGCTCGTATGCGGCGGACCGGACGGTCACCGACGTGGTGGGCTCCGGCCCTTACAAGGTGACCCGCCTGGAGCAGCCGGGCACCATCGAACTGGCTGTCTCCGAGCAATGGCAGGATGAAAAGCCGCCCATCACCGAAGTCCACTACCAGGCAGTAGGCAGGTCCGAAAGCCGCGCACTGATGGCCGAAAGCGGCCAGGCCGACGTCACCTTCGGGATGGACCCCACCAGCCTGCAGCGGATCAAGCAGGCCGGCAAGCAGGACATCGAACAGGTAACCCTCCCCCGGACCATCCTGTTGAAGGTCAACGCGGGCCACGAGATCCTGGGTGACGTCCGGGTCCGCCAGGCCCTGAGCCTGGCCCTGGACCGCGAAGCGATGGCAACTGCCTTGCTCAGGGACCCCGAGATGGCCGCTACCCAGCTGTTCCCGCCGTCGCTGCCCGAATGGCACCAGGACAACGTCACGCCGCTGACCCACGACGTGGAGGAAGCCCGCAAGCTGCTCACCGAGGCGGGCTGGGTGCCGGGAAGTGACGGCACCCTGGAGCGCGAGGGCCGGAAATTCTCGATCAGCCTGCGCACCTTCCCGGACCGGCCCGAGTTGCCTCTCCTGGCCACCGCCATCCAGGCGAAACTCAAAGAACTGGGCGTTGCCGTTGACGTGAAGGTCGGCAACTCCAGCGAAATCGCCGCCGGCCACCAGGACGGTTCCCTGGAACTGGCACTGTTTTCCCGGAACTACGCACTCGTACCCGACGCACTGGTAACCCTCGCGGACGACTTCGCCCCCAACGGCGCGGACTACGGTTCCATGGGCTGGAACAATGCAGACCTCACCTCGACATTGAACACCATGGCCACGGGCGCCGGCACCGGCAGCCTGGAGGAGAACCGGCGGACGGTGACCGAAATTATGCACGCTGAACTGCCCGTGATCCCCGTCGCCTGGTACCGGCAAAGCGCCGTGGTGAGCAAGCGGGTTGACGGCCTGGTCCTTGATCCCCTGGAACGCTCCTGGCGGCTCACCGACCTCAGCTGGGCAAAGTAA
- a CDS encoding metal ABC transporter permease codes for MATMLSSPLMQRGLMVAVLVGISAPVMGTYLVQRRLALLGDGIGHVALTGVAMGWLAGSAAGLTPHDLLAVPGAVIAAVIGAVLIELVREKGKTSGDVALALLFYGGIAGGVLLIGIAGGTAANLTGYLFGSISTVTALDVWLAAGLAALILGIGLGLRPALFALSHDEEFARATGLPVRALNILIAVLAALTVSVSMRVVGVLLVSALMIVPVAIAQLTAKSFRATMGTAMIIGAAVCVTGLSITYFHRLSPGATIVVLAIGVYAVVALARPFLPRPKHATGPHLDAEDDLRLHEAA; via the coding sequence ATGGCCACCATGCTTTCCAGCCCGCTGATGCAGCGCGGCCTCATGGTCGCCGTGCTTGTTGGCATCTCGGCGCCCGTCATGGGCACCTACCTGGTCCAGCGGCGCCTTGCCCTGCTTGGTGACGGAATCGGGCACGTGGCACTGACCGGCGTGGCCATGGGCTGGCTCGCCGGAAGCGCTGCAGGGCTCACCCCCCACGACCTGCTCGCCGTACCGGGGGCCGTCATCGCCGCCGTCATCGGGGCGGTGCTGATCGAGCTGGTGCGGGAAAAGGGCAAAACCAGCGGCGACGTGGCCCTTGCCCTGCTCTTCTACGGCGGCATCGCCGGCGGAGTGCTCCTCATCGGGATCGCCGGCGGTACCGCGGCCAACCTCACCGGCTACCTGTTCGGATCCATCTCCACCGTCACGGCCCTGGACGTCTGGCTCGCCGCCGGCCTGGCCGCACTCATCCTGGGCATCGGCCTGGGACTGCGGCCCGCCCTCTTCGCGCTGAGCCATGATGAGGAATTCGCCCGCGCCACCGGCCTTCCCGTCCGGGCACTGAACATCCTCATCGCGGTGCTGGCAGCCCTGACGGTTTCCGTGTCGATGCGGGTGGTGGGAGTCCTGCTCGTCTCGGCGCTGATGATCGTACCGGTCGCAATCGCCCAACTGACCGCCAAATCCTTCCGTGCCACGATGGGCACCGCCATGATCATCGGTGCCGCGGTCTGCGTCACCGGGCTGTCCATCACGTACTTCCACCGCCTGTCCCCCGGGGCCACCATCGTGGTCCTCGCCATCGGCGTCTACGCTGTTGTGGCCCTCGCCCGGCCCTTCCTTCCGCGGCCCAAGCATGCCACCGGCCCGCACCTGGACGCCGAGGACGACCTGCGGCTGCACGAGGCAGCCTAA
- the galU gene encoding UTP--glucose-1-phosphate uridylyltransferase GalU produces MTTGKAITKAVIPAAGLGTRFLPATKAMPKEMLPVVDRPAIQYVVEEAVKSGLTDLLMITGRNKRSLEDHFDREPGLERALERKGDTDRLAAVEHASELGPIHYVRQGEAKGLGHAVLCAAQHVGNEPFAVLLGDDLIDEAEDLLTTMMEVQQKTGGSVIALIEVDPSQISAYGCADITPVDGEDYVRVNSLVEKPATGEAPSNLALIGRYVLHPSVFGILEETEPGRGGEIQLTDALQTLAAGGGEGSGVYGVVFKGRRFDTGDKLSYLKAVITLASERVEFGEDLKTWMKGFVN; encoded by the coding sequence ATGACAACGGGCAAAGCTATAACCAAAGCCGTCATTCCTGCTGCCGGACTGGGAACTCGCTTCCTGCCCGCCACCAAGGCAATGCCGAAGGAAATGTTGCCGGTGGTCGACCGTCCGGCCATCCAGTATGTGGTGGAGGAAGCCGTCAAGTCCGGCCTCACCGACCTGCTGATGATCACGGGGCGCAACAAGCGCTCCCTCGAGGACCACTTTGACCGCGAGCCGGGCCTGGAGCGTGCACTGGAGAGGAAGGGCGACACCGATCGCCTGGCCGCTGTGGAGCACGCGTCCGAGCTCGGTCCTATCCACTATGTCCGCCAGGGCGAGGCCAAGGGCTTGGGCCACGCGGTGCTGTGCGCTGCACAGCATGTGGGCAATGAGCCCTTCGCCGTCCTGCTGGGCGACGACCTCATCGATGAGGCCGAGGACCTGCTCACCACCATGATGGAGGTGCAGCAGAAGACTGGTGGCTCGGTGATCGCCCTGATCGAGGTGGACCCGTCCCAGATCAGCGCTTATGGTTGCGCAGACATCACCCCGGTGGACGGTGAGGACTACGTCCGCGTCAACAGCCTGGTGGAGAAACCTGCCACAGGGGAGGCGCCGTCCAACCTGGCCCTGATCGGCCGCTACGTGCTGCACCCGTCCGTGTTCGGCATCCTGGAGGAGACGGAGCCCGGCCGCGGCGGCGAGATCCAGCTGACGGATGCCCTGCAGACCCTGGCAGCCGGCGGGGGCGAAGGCTCCGGCGTGTACGGCGTGGTCTTCAAGGGCCGTCGTTTCGACACCGGCGACAAGCTGAGCTACCTCAAGGCAGTCATCACCCTGGCGTCCGAGCGCGTGGAGTTCGGCGAGGACCTGAAGACCTGGATGAAGGGCTTCGTCAACTAA
- a CDS encoding metal ABC transporter substrate-binding protein, which translates to MKSRTRLVLAMPLLSALSLTACASGAGEASPSGTSGAGAGAAPLKVMASFYPLQYVTEQVGGDKVEVESLTPPGTEPHDLELSPAAVASLENAAAVVYLSGFQPAVDEAIKQASPARALDVSEEATLPAGHSEHDHGTETHTEAAAEEEGHAEETEAGHSEEAEAGHAEEGQDLHFWLDPERLAHTAHAVAEELAEADPANAAAYEANAEALSGKLTALDGDFSQGLKTCKSRTIVVSHEAYGYLTAKYDLNQAGISGLAPDTEPSPARLAEIGQVVKDEGVSTIFTETLVNPKVAETLAADLNVKTAVLDPLEGLTDNSSDYEKVMRSNLEALRTALDCA; encoded by the coding sequence ATGAAATCCCGTACACGGCTTGTTCTTGCCATGCCCCTTTTGTCCGCTCTTTCACTGACAGCCTGCGCTTCCGGCGCCGGGGAGGCTTCCCCCTCGGGCACGTCCGGGGCTGGGGCTGGGGCTGCGCCCCTGAAGGTCATGGCGTCCTTCTACCCCCTGCAGTACGTGACGGAGCAGGTGGGAGGGGACAAGGTGGAGGTTGAATCACTTACCCCTCCGGGGACCGAGCCCCATGACCTTGAGCTCTCCCCGGCAGCCGTGGCGTCCCTGGAAAACGCCGCCGCCGTGGTGTACCTGTCCGGGTTCCAGCCCGCTGTGGACGAAGCCATCAAGCAGGCGTCCCCCGCCCGCGCCCTGGACGTCTCGGAGGAAGCAACCCTGCCCGCCGGACACTCCGAACATGACCACGGCACGGAAACACACACCGAGGCCGCCGCCGAGGAAGAAGGGCACGCGGAGGAAACGGAAGCGGGCCACTCCGAGGAAGCGGAAGCCGGCCACGCCGAGGAAGGCCAGGACCTGCACTTCTGGCTGGATCCTGAGCGCCTGGCCCACACCGCCCACGCCGTCGCCGAGGAACTGGCCGAAGCCGACCCTGCGAACGCCGCCGCCTATGAGGCCAACGCCGAAGCCCTGTCCGGGAAATTGACGGCACTGGATGGGGACTTCAGCCAGGGCCTGAAGACCTGCAAGAGCCGGACAATCGTCGTCTCCCACGAGGCCTACGGCTACCTCACGGCCAAGTACGACCTGAACCAGGCCGGCATTTCCGGCCTGGCACCGGATACCGAACCGTCACCGGCACGGCTGGCCGAAATAGGCCAGGTGGTCAAGGATGAAGGGGTGAGCACCATCTTCACCGAAACCCTGGTCAACCCCAAGGTCGCCGAAACACTCGCCGCCGACCTGAACGTCAAGACCGCGGTCCTGGACCCGCTCGAAGGGCTGACCGACAACAGCTCCGACTACGAAAAAGTGATGCGCAGCAACCTCGAAGCCCTGCGCACCGCCCTGGACTGCGCCTAG
- a CDS encoding VanZ family protein, which yields MVPLALIAFWPSPVDEPIQGLLARILRFLHRNGIPDWFSYRFVEASANVALFIPIGFVSSLAFPKKAWWRIGAFGLLISGFIELGQLLFLHDRFASPGDLVTNASGAVIGGLLAIVALKKVQVRRLSATDL from the coding sequence ATGGTTCCCTTGGCCCTCATCGCCTTCTGGCCCAGCCCGGTGGACGAACCGATCCAAGGCCTGCTGGCCCGCATCCTGAGATTCCTCCACCGCAACGGAATTCCGGACTGGTTCAGTTACAGGTTTGTAGAGGCTTCGGCCAACGTTGCGCTTTTTATCCCCATCGGATTCGTAAGTTCGCTTGCTTTTCCAAAAAAGGCTTGGTGGCGGATAGGCGCTTTTGGCCTGCTGATTTCCGGCTTTATCGAGCTGGGACAACTCCTGTTTCTTCACGACCGATTTGCAAGTCCTGGAGATCTTGTAACAAATGCGTCAGGGGCTGTCATCGGGGGGCTGTTGGCCATTGTGGCGCTTAAAAAAGTACAGGTCCGCCGCCTTTCGGCAACGGACCTGTAA